From Polaribacter butkevichii, a single genomic window includes:
- a CDS encoding SusD/RagB family nutrient-binding outer membrane lipoprotein: MKKIFLIALLIGITFSSCKDFEGWNVDDKKPSEVPSSYLLTSTQKDLFYRMSSPNVNYNIFKFFAQYWTETQYTDEVNYDIRGRDIGGGLFLYLYRDVLIDLQAAKNTIIADEFLNASTKSAQLGVIELMEVYTWSVLVDVYGDVPYAEALKGVENITPAYDNDEDIYTDLFSRIDAALVNLNASAESFGDADIVYGGSTANWKKFGNSLKLRMAVRIADYDSAKATTAAASAVAGGVFTSSDDNFAFPFETTQPNTNSIWIDLVESGRDDFLVADTFVNLISPLNDPRASTYLADNKTPYIGAPYGVGSAFTDFTHIGDAWYQPDLEGMLLSYDEVQFLLAEAVERGLIAGNAETYYNEAVSASIKYWGGSQADADTYLAQPTVAYTTAGSTWKETIGNQKYIALYGRGFEAWSSWRLLDYPNTFTRPSISKEAVPRRYLYGNDDKDVNPDNYAAASAAMGGDLKSSRVFWDIKGVGN; this comes from the coding sequence TGTCGATGATAAAAAACCAAGTGAAGTACCGAGCTCATATCTATTGACAAGTACACAAAAAGATTTGTTTTATAGAATGTCTAGTCCAAATGTAAACTATAACATCTTTAAATTTTTTGCTCAATATTGGACAGAAACTCAATATACAGATGAAGTAAACTACGATATTAGAGGTAGAGATATTGGAGGAGGATTATTTCTATATTTATATAGAGATGTACTAATTGATTTACAAGCAGCAAAAAACACAATTATTGCAGATGAATTTTTAAATGCAAGCACAAAATCAGCTCAATTAGGAGTTATTGAGCTTATGGAAGTGTATACATGGAGTGTATTAGTCGATGTTTACGGAGATGTACCTTATGCAGAAGCACTTAAAGGTGTAGAGAATATTACACCTGCCTATGATAATGATGAAGACATTTATACAGATTTATTTAGCCGTATAGATGCTGCTTTAGTTAATTTAAATGCTAGTGCAGAATCTTTTGGAGATGCTGATATTGTTTATGGTGGTTCAACTGCTAATTGGAAAAAATTTGGTAATTCATTAAAGTTAAGAATGGCAGTTCGTATTGCAGATTATGACTCTGCAAAAGCAACTACAGCTGCAGCCTCTGCAGTTGCAGGTGGTGTTTTTACATCTAGTGACGATAACTTTGCATTTCCTTTTGAAACTACACAACCAAATACTAACTCAATTTGGATTGATTTAGTAGAGTCTGGTCGTGATGACTTTTTAGTAGCAGATACTTTTGTTAATTTAATAAGTCCTTTAAATGACCCTAGAGCTTCTACATATTTAGCTGACAATAAAACGCCTTATATCGGAGCTCCTTACGGAGTAGGAAGTGCTTTTACTGACTTTACACACATCGGTGATGCTTGGTACCAACCAGATTTAGAAGGTATGCTTTTAAGTTATGATGAAGTTCAGTTTTTATTAGCTGAAGCTGTAGAAAGAGGTTTAATAGCAGGTAATGCTGAAACATATTACAATGAAGCTGTTTCTGCTTCTATTAAATATTGGGGAGGATCACAAGCTGATGCTGATACTTATTTAGCTCAACCTACGGTAGCTTACACTACCGCTGGTTCTACTTGGAAAGAAACTATAGGTAATCAAAAATACATTGCTCTTTACGGAAGAGGTTTTGAAGCTTGGAGTTCTTGGAGACTATTAGATTACCCTAACACTTTTACTCGTCCTTCAATTTCTAAAGAAGCCGTACCAAGACGTTACTTATACGGAAACGATGATAAAGACGTTAACCCAGATAATTATGCTGCCGCAAGTGCTGCAATGGGTGGTGATTTAAAATCTTCTAGAGTATTTTGGGATATAAAAGGAGTAGGTAACTAA